From a region of the Castor canadensis chromosome 7, mCasCan1.hap1v2, whole genome shotgun sequence genome:
- the LOC109702163 gene encoding PRAME family member 12-like, protein MSMKAPPTLLQLAGQSLLRNEALAISALQTLPMELFPPLFMEALTRRHTEVVKAMVQAWPFSCLPLGPLMKAGELETLQVALDGIDMLLGQQVCPRRWKLQVLDLRSVHQNFWKVFSGAMVEYCISQTKGKNKALDIPPRTGVKPSLRLIVDLNLELHDQDKLQIHLFEWVQQRKRSIQLCCRKMQIWGLCTCGSRTWPIHRVLGLLELDWMEEVEMNCPLTLYTLATFAPYLGQLRNLRKLRISQIFVLACISPEQYEQLVATFTSQFSKLSCLQQLCVSRAYFLHGHLQQVLRCLKTPLESLSITHCQLAESDLEHLSQCPCIHQLKHLSLRGVPLISVRYEALQVLLERVADTLKTLDLEDCGIRDPQLTALLPALSHCSQLTMFSFFGNHISMSVLKDLLHHTARLCQLSQELYPAPLESYDGLGSVVTERLTQHCAELMDTLRAIRKPKMVLFGTEHCHRCGNRWVYNMEHCLNYCWMHA, encoded by the exons ATGAGCATGAAGGCCCCACCCACCCTCCTGCAGCTGGCAGGGCAGAGCCTGCTAAGGAATGAGGCCCTGGCCATCTCTGCTCTGCAGACACTGCCCATGgagctcttccctcctctcttcatGGAGGCCTTAACCAGGAGACACACTGAGGTCGTGAAAGCCATGGTGCAGGCCTGGCccttctcctgcctccccctGGGACCCCTGATGAAGGCAGGAGAACTGGAGACCTTACAGGTTGCCCTGGATGGGATCGACATGCTGCTTGGCCAGCAGGTTTGCCCCAG GAGGTGGAAATTACAGGTTTTGGACCTGCGATCTGTGCACCAGAACTTCTGGAAGGTGTTTTCTGGAGCCATGGTTGAGTACTGCATATCACAGACCAAGGGCAAGAACAAAGCATTGGACATCCCTCCAAGGACAGGGGTGAAGCCGTCCTTGAGGCTGATAGTTGACCTTAACTTGGAGCTACATGACCAGGATAAACTCCAAATACACCTGTTTGAGTGGGTCCAGCAGAGAAAAAGATCAATACAGCTGTGCTGTAGGAAGATGCAGATTTGGGGACTGTGCACCTGCGGCTCCAGGACATGGCCCATCCACAGGGTCCTTGGTCTGTTGGAGCTGGACTGGATGGAGGAGGTGGAAATGAATTGTCCCTTGACGCTGTACACACTGGCTACGTTTGCTCCTTACCTGGGCCAGCTGAGAAACCTGCGCAAACTTCGCATCTCTCAAATCTTTGTTCTGGCATGCATTTCTCCAGAACAGTATGAGCAGCTTGTGGCCACCTTCACTTCTCAGTTCAGCAAACTCAGCTGCCTCCAACAGCTCTGTGTAAGCAGGGCCTACTTCCTGCATGGCCACCTACAGCAGGTGCTCAG GTGCCTGAAGACCCCCTTGGAGTCACTGTCAATCACTCACTGCCAGCTTGCAGAATCAGACTTGGAACATCTGTCGCAGTGCCCATGCATCCACCAACTAAAACACCTGAGTCTGAGAGGAGTCCCACTGATCTCTGTGCGATATGAAGCCCTCCAAGTTCTGCTGGAGAGAGTTGCAGACACCCTGAAGACCCTGGACTTGGAAGACTGTGGGATTAGGGACCCCCAGCTCACTGCCCTCCTGCCTGCCctgagccactgctcccagctcACTATGTTCAGCTTCTTTGGGAACCACATCTCCATGTCTGTCCTGAAGGACCTACTGCACCACACGGCCAGGCTGTGCCAGTTGAGCCAGGAGCTGTACCCTGCCCCTCTGGAGAGCTATGATGGGCTGGGTTCTGTGGTCACAGAGAGACTTACTCAACATTGTGCTGAGCTCATGGATACACTGAGGGCCATAAGGAAGCCCAAGATGGTGCTGTTCGGTACTGAGCACTGCCATCGATGTGGCAACCGATGGGTCTATAACATGGAACACTGTCTAAATTACTGTTGGATGCATGCTTAG